A window of the Cicer arietinum cultivar CDC Frontier isolate Library 1 chromosome 6, Cicar.CDCFrontier_v2.0, whole genome shotgun sequence genome harbors these coding sequences:
- the LOC101508777 gene encoding uncharacterized protein, which produces MADWGPVIIAVVLFVLLSPGLLFQIPGRGRVIEFGNMQTSGASILVHAIIYFGLITILLIAIGVHIYTG; this is translated from the coding sequence ATGGCTGATTGGGGCCCAGTAATAATAGCAGTGGTGCTGTTCGTGCTTTTGAGTCCAGGTCTTCTGTTTCAAATTCCGGGAAGGGGTAGAGTAATTGAATTTGGAAACATGCAAACTAGTGGTGCTTCCATTCTTGTTCATGCCATCATTTACTTCGGACTCATCACTATTTTACTCATTGCCATTGGTGTTCACATCTACACTGGGTAA
- the LOC101508471 gene encoding gamma carbonic anhydrase-like 2, mitochondrial, whose translation MMDLKIPVWFPQPTSAFLSHTSTLPFPSSTFTGHSSLSLMANLARFSNRALRTACAITKHHVQPQLSSTERAFATEAAKSITPSPDRVNWDYRGQRKIIPLGQWLPKIAVDAYVAPNVVLAGQVHVWDGASVWSGCVLRGDLNKISVGFCSNVQERCVLHAAWASPTGLPAETFIERYVTIGAYSLLRSCTIEPEVIIGQHSILMEGSVVETHSILEAGSVVPPGRIIPSGELWAGNPAKFVRTLSHEETLEIPKLAVAINDLSKDHYHEFLPYSTVYLEVEKFKKSLGISV comes from the exons ATGATGGACCTTAAAATACCCGTTTGGTTTCCCCAGCCCACAAGCGCATTTCTCTCTCATACTTCCACTCTTCCATTTCCCAGCTCCACTTTCACAGGACACAGCTCGCTCTCTCTCATGGCGAATCTAGCACGCTTTTCCAACAGAGCCCTACGAACCGCATGTGCAATAACAAAGCACCACGTGCAACCTCAACTATCTTCAACTGAACGCGCTTTTGCGACGGAAGCAGCGAAATCGATAACTCCTTCGCCGGATCGGGTCAACTGGGACTATAGAGGACAGAGGAAGATAATTCCTTTGGGACAGTGGCTTCCCAAAATTGCCGTCGATGCTTACGTGGCACCTAACGTGGTTCTCGCCGGTCAAGTTCACGTTTGGGATGGAGCATCCGTTTGGTCAGGTTGTGTCCTCCGCGGCGATCTCAACAAGATCAGCGTCGGTTTCTGTTCCAATGTTCAGGAACGATGTGTTCTTCACGCGGCTTGGGCTTCTCCCACAG GCCTTCCAGCTGAGACTTTCATAGAGAGGTATGTGACTATTGGGGCATATAGCCTGTTGAGATCCTGCACTATCGAGCCAGAGGTCATTATCGGGCAGCACTCCATTCTCATGGAAGGTTCAGTGGTGGAGACACACTCAATTCTTGAAGCTGGGTCAGTAGTTCCACCAGGAAGGATAATTCCATCAGGTGAACTTTGGGCTGGTAATCCTGCCAAGTTTGTGAGGACGTTGTCTCATGAAGAAACCTTAGAAATCCCCAAACTTGCAGTTGCAATAAACGATTTAAGCAAAGATCATTATCACGAGTTCCTTCCTTATTCAACAGTTTATTTGGAAGTTGAGAAGTTTAAGAAATCATTGGGTATTTCTGTTTGA
- the LOC140920939 gene encoding uncharacterized protein — translation MYKSFLHPKGHEVNTAAEQFLARFEELFRPVHEQFNDRGFEEELQASSWTHVEPERIKKKENPVPIPIPPSVKLQESLSAPASTSNQPSTSNPPMVQSPVHTPSPMRAPPVKPLKQPKPKARDPNKREMSLEEKHKLGLGLQILPAEKMEQVVQIIRKRKQPL, via the coding sequence ATGTATAAATCTTTCCTACATCCCAAGGGACATGAGGTTAACACCGCAGCTGAACAGTTTCTTGCGCGGTTTGAGGAGCTGTTTAGGCCGGTTCATGAACAATTCAATGATCGTGGTTTTGAAGAGGAATTGCAGGCCAGTTCATGGACACATGTTGAACCGGAGAGGATCAAGAAGAAAGAGAATCCGGTTCCTATTCCAATCCCTCCATCGGTGAAATTGCAAGAGTCATTGTCTGCCCCAGCTAGTACTTCTAACCAGCCAAGCACTTCAAATCCGCCAATGGTACAGTCACCAGTGCACACACCTTCCCCGATGAGGGCGCCTCCGGTGAAGCCCTTGAAGCAGCCCAAGCCAAAGGCGAGGGACCCAAATAAGAGGGAAATGAGCCTCGAAGAAAAACACAAGTTGGGACTTGGGTTACAGATTTTGCCAGCTGAGAAGATGGAACAGGTTGTGCAGATCATAaggaagagaaaacaaccactctag
- the LOC101507938 gene encoding squamosa promoter-binding-like protein 13A has protein sequence MDWNLKAPSWELSEVDHEASLNNSNIETMNDGSTRSTSFEVYRTTKGEFSVDLKLGQVGHSGTESMVTKSKDDVVGITKMTSSSSSSGSSKRARAINNGTQIVACLVDGCQADLSNCRDYHRRHKVCELHSKTAQVTIGGHKQRFCQQCSRFHSLEEFDEGKRSCRKRLDGHNRRRRKPQAEPITRSSSFLSNYQGTQLLPFSSSHIYPSTAMMNPTWNGGDVRLHNHNQHRQDLFLGTSQTNTYKEGKQVASFIQTNHHHPTTTLNNTNQHLPEASSLNQTFRRTNPFSDKMFCDSLTSSVHNNNNNTSCALSLLSSPTQQQQTHDHVNGLNQMVNTHSSFMQPLGLSLHDHSLDPVLGSNDESGHCSSIYNMGGSNESHSTQGNNNDAPPLFPFQWD, from the exons ATGGATTGGAATTTGAAAGCACCTTCATGGGAATTAAGTGAAGTGGATCATGAAGCAAGCTTAAACAACAGCAACATAGAAACAATGAATGATGGCTCAACTAGGAGTACAAGTTTTGAAGTTTACAGAACAACAAAAGGGGAATTTTCTGTTGACTTGAAGCTTGGTCAAGTTGGACATTCTGGCACTGAATCAATGGTTACAAAATCCAAAGATGATGTTGTTGGAATTACTAAAATGAcctcttcatcatcatcttcaggTTCATCTAAGAGAGCTAGAGCAATTAATAATGGTACTCAGATTGTGGCATGTCTTGTTGATGGTTGTCAAGCTGATCTAAGTAATTGTAGAGACTATCATAGGCGTCATAAGGTTTGTGAACTTCATTccaaaactgcacaagtcacaATTGGTGGCCACAAACAAAGGTTCTGCCAACAATGTAGCAG gttcCATTCACTGGAGGAATTTGATGAAGGAAAGAGGAGCTGTAGGAAACGGTTAGATGGACACAACCGACGGAGAAGAAAGCCACAAGCAGAACCTATAACTCGATCTAGTAGCTTTTTGTCCAATTACCAAG GAACACAATTGCTACCATTCTCAAGTTCACATATCTACCCTTCTACTGCAATGATGAATCCAACTTGGAATGGAGGAGATGTTAGACTCCACAATCACAACCAACACCGACAAGACCTTTTTCTTGGAACTTCTCAAACCAACACCTACAAAGAAGGAAAACAAGTTGCATCATTCATACAAACTAATCATCACCACCCAACGACCACTCTCAACAACACAAACCAACACCTTCCAGAAGCTTCTTCCTTAAACCAAACATTTAGAAGAACAAACCCATTTTCAGACAAAATGTTCTGTGATAGTTTAACAAGTTCTgttcacaacaacaacaacaacacttCTTGTGCTCTCTCTCTTCTGTCATCaccaacacaacaacaacagaCACATGATCACGTTAATGGATTGAATCAAATGGTGAATACTCACTCATCTTTTATGCAACCATTAGGACTAAGCTTGCATGATCATAGCTTGGACCCTGTTTTGGGTTCAAATGATGAAAGTGGTCATTGTTCCTCGATTTATAACATGGGTGGTTCTAATGAATCACATTCTACTCAGGGGAATAACAATGATGCACCTCCTTTGTTTCCATTTCAATGGGATTag
- the LOC101507423 gene encoding SUMO-activating enzyme subunit 1A-like, translating to MDGEELTAQETALYDRQIRVWGADAQRRLSKAHVLVYGMKGTIAEFCKNIVLAGVGSLTLIDDRMVTEEVLSSNFLIPPDENVYSGKTIAQLCCNSLKDFNPMVRVSVEKGDLSSFDVEFFSKFDVVVVSCCSLSAKKLANAKCRKASKRVAFYAVDCRDSSGEIFVDLQDYKYSKKKMEETIECHLNYPSFEDALSVPWRALHRRMSKLYFAMRVIEKFEDIEGRSAGEVSNADLSNVLKLKRELCTSQSLNESHVPDTLLERLVTDTTEFPPVCAVIGGILGQEVIKAISGKGDPLKNFFYFDASDGKGVIEDISDSNAGK from the exons ATGGACGGCGAGGAATTGACGGCGCAAGAGACCGCTTTGTATGACCGTCAAATTAGGGTTTGGGGTGCAGATGCTCAAAGAAG ATTAAGCAAAGCTCATGTATTAGTCTATGGAATGAAAGGAACTATAGCTGAG tTTTGCAAAAATATTGTTCTGGCTGGAGTAGGTAGTTTGACCTTAATCGATGATCGAATGGTCACTGAGGAAGTACTTTCCTCGAACTTTCTCATTCCTCCTGATGAGAATGTGTATAGTGGAAAGACCATTGCTCAGCTTTGTTGTAATTCACTTAAAGACTTCAATCCTATGGTTCGTGTTTCTGTGGAAAAAG GTGATTTGTCAAGTTTTGATGTGGAATTCTTCAGcaaatttgatgttgttgttgtcagTTGTTGCTCACTTTCAGCCAAA aAACTAGCCAATGCCAAATGTCGGAAAGCATCAAAACGTGTAGCATTTTATGCTGTTGACTGTAGGGATTCTTCTGGTGAAATTTTTGTTGATCTGCAGGACTATAAATATTCAAAG aaaaaaatggaagaaaCTATTGAATGCCATCTAAACTATCCAAGTTTTGAG GATGCTTTATCAGTACCTTGGAGGGCACTTCACAGGAGAATGTCAAAGCTCTACTTTGCAATGAGAG TAATAGAGAAGTTTGAAGATATCGAAGGACGCAGTGCAGGAGAAGTTTCAAATGCAGATCTTTCCAATGTTCTCAAACTGAAAAGGGAGCTTTGTACTTCCCAA TCTCTCAATGAATCTCATGTGCCTGATACTCTACTAGAAAGATTGGTGACAGATACAACTGAATTTCCTCCAGTTTGTGCTGTTATTGGGGGAATCCTTGGACAG GAGGTTATCAAAGCAATTTCTGGGAAAGGGGACCCCCTAAAAaactttttctattttgatgCTTCTGATGGGAAGGGTGTTATAGAAGACATATCAGATTCAAATGCTGGGAAGTAA